From the genome of Variovorax sp. RA8, one region includes:
- a CDS encoding sensor histidine kinase has protein sequence MLRPRLAARLDREATEREQALRDSTNEAAGLRRLHEFSTRLLTLRGLQPLLEDVLEAMIGLHGADFGLVHLVERERGDLVAQRGLSEEFVAYFARTHDDGMACSRALHSGKRAVIEDVMTDPGYAPHRAIVAASGFRAVQSTPLISHTGELLGIISTYFRKPHTFSQGVLRFTDLYARYAADVIERTRAEEALRASEERFRRYFDLGLIGMALTAPDAGCIEVNDELCRIVGYSRDELMRIRWPDITHPDDLTADQVQFEQVVAGEQDGYVLDKRFIHKDGRAIYCTMAVKCLRASDGSVDCFVALVQDISERHEAGDALRRTRDELAHVARVVGMGELAASIAHAMNQPLAAMATNGHAAVRWLAMRPPNLEEAVAAIERIVAEARRAGQAIASIRDFVRRGETQRSLVDLHGLLREVADMVESEARARGVKLDLEPQERVLGPVIGDRVQLQQVMLNLVMNGIEAMATTPASLRCLSMQVSQDGPQMQRVRVRDAGVGLNPQERDRIFDAFYSSKPTGMGMGLAISRSIVEAHEGRLWCSPNEEGGETFSFTLPV, from the coding sequence ATGCTGAGGCCCCGCCTGGCGGCACGCCTGGACCGCGAGGCGACGGAGCGCGAGCAGGCGCTGCGGGACTCCACCAACGAGGCCGCGGGCTTGCGGCGCCTGCACGAGTTCTCGACACGGCTGCTCACCCTCAGGGGCTTGCAGCCGCTGCTCGAGGATGTGCTCGAAGCGATGATCGGGCTGCACGGGGCCGACTTCGGCCTCGTGCATCTGGTCGAACGCGAGAGAGGCGACCTGGTGGCGCAGCGCGGGCTGTCCGAGGAGTTTGTCGCCTATTTTGCCCGGACCCACGACGACGGCATGGCCTGCAGCCGGGCGTTGCACAGTGGTAAGCGGGCCGTCATCGAGGACGTGATGACCGATCCGGGCTACGCGCCGCACCGCGCGATCGTCGCGGCCAGCGGCTTTCGGGCAGTGCAGTCCACTCCGCTCATCAGCCACACGGGCGAGCTGCTCGGGATCATCTCCACGTACTTCCGAAAGCCCCACACGTTCTCGCAAGGCGTGCTGCGATTCACCGACCTGTACGCGCGCTATGCGGCCGACGTCATCGAGCGCACCCGGGCCGAGGAGGCGCTGCGCGCCAGCGAAGAGCGCTTTCGCCGCTATTTCGACCTGGGCCTGATCGGCATGGCGCTCACCGCGCCGGATGCGGGCTGTATCGAAGTCAACGACGAGCTGTGCCGCATCGTCGGCTATTCGCGCGACGAACTCATGCGCATCCGCTGGCCCGACATCACGCATCCAGACGACCTGACCGCCGACCAGGTGCAGTTCGAGCAGGTGGTGGCCGGCGAGCAGGACGGCTATGTGCTCGACAAGCGCTTCATCCACAAGGACGGTCGCGCGATCTACTGCACGATGGCCGTCAAATGCCTGCGCGCGAGCGACGGCTCGGTGGATTGCTTCGTCGCGCTGGTGCAGGACATCAGCGAGCGCCACGAGGCGGGCGACGCGCTGCGGCGTACCCGCGACGAGCTCGCGCATGTGGCGCGCGTGGTGGGCATGGGCGAATTGGCGGCATCGATCGCGCACGCAATGAACCAGCCGCTGGCGGCGATGGCGACCAACGGCCATGCCGCCGTCCGCTGGCTGGCAATGCGACCGCCGAACCTCGAGGAGGCGGTTGCCGCCATCGAACGCATCGTCGCCGAGGCGCGCCGCGCCGGCCAGGCCATCGCCAGCATCCGCGACTTCGTGCGGCGAGGCGAGACCCAGCGCTCGCTGGTCGATCTCCACGGGTTACTGCGCGAGGTGGCTGACATGGTGGAGAGCGAAGCGCGCGCGCGCGGCGTCAAGCTGGACCTCGAGCCCCAGGAGCGGGTGCTGGGGCCGGTGATCGGCGACCGGGTTCAGCTGCAGCAGGTGATGCTCAACCTGGTGATGAACGGCATCGAGGCAATGGCGACGACCCCCGCGTCGCTGCGCTGCCTGAGCATGCAGGTCAGCCAGGACGGGCCCCAGATGCAGCGCGTGCGCGTGCGGGATGCAGGCGTCGGGCTGAACCCGCAGGAGCGCGATCGCATCTTCGACGCCTTCTACAGCAGCAAACCGACCGGGATGGGCATGGGGCTTGCCATCAGCCGCTCGATCGTCGAGGCCCATGAAGGCCGGCTATGGTGCTCGCCCAACGAAGAGGGCGGCGAGACCTTCAGTTTCACGCTGCCCGTCTGA
- a CDS encoding tripartite tricarboxylate transporter substrate binding protein, with protein sequence MKALSFLAAAAATLWLGASAPALAEPAYPAKPVTIIAAFPPGGTADLLSRVLAVKLGEAWKQTVVVENRAGASGIIGSQYVARQPADGYTLMVVPITHVTNSSLFAKVPFDPIEDFTPISMLASSPLMIVSNNSFPAKKISDLVALAKAKPGSLNCGSAGSGTSQHLACELFKSTAKVDIKHVPYKGNAMAMTDVMGGQIELLFDQMATAVPHVKAGRVRALAVTSAKRSPAMPDVPTVSESGLPGFETNAWFGIVGPRDMPKDVVDSINASLRNVLARAEVKKQLGDQGLELTPSSPEEFRSTLKSEMAKWASVIKEAGVKLE encoded by the coding sequence ATGAAAGCTCTTTCATTCTTGGCCGCCGCAGCAGCAACACTGTGGCTGGGCGCCAGCGCCCCGGCGCTTGCAGAGCCGGCTTATCCTGCCAAGCCGGTCACCATCATCGCCGCGTTCCCGCCGGGCGGCACCGCCGACTTGCTCTCTCGCGTGCTGGCCGTGAAGCTCGGCGAAGCCTGGAAGCAGACCGTCGTCGTCGAGAACCGGGCGGGCGCGAGCGGCATCATCGGATCGCAGTACGTCGCCCGGCAACCGGCGGATGGCTACACGCTGATGGTGGTCCCCATCACGCACGTCACCAACTCGAGCCTGTTCGCCAAGGTGCCGTTCGACCCGATCGAAGACTTCACGCCGATCTCCATGCTCGCTTCGTCGCCCCTGATGATCGTCAGCAACAACAGCTTTCCGGCTAAGAAGATCAGCGACCTGGTGGCGCTGGCGAAAGCCAAGCCCGGCTCCCTGAACTGCGGCTCGGCGGGCAGCGGCACCTCCCAGCACCTGGCCTGCGAATTGTTCAAGAGCACGGCCAAGGTGGACATCAAGCATGTTCCCTACAAGGGCAATGCAATGGCCATGACCGACGTGATGGGCGGCCAGATCGAGCTGTTGTTCGACCAGATGGCTACCGCTGTGCCGCATGTGAAGGCGGGCCGGGTCCGCGCCTTGGCAGTCACCAGTGCCAAGCGTTCGCCCGCCATGCCCGACGTGCCTACGGTCTCCGAATCAGGTCTCCCGGGCTTCGAAACCAACGCATGGTTCGGGATCGTCGGGCCGCGTGACATGCCCAAGGACGTGGTCGATAGCATCAACGCGTCGTTGCGCAACGTGCTGGCGCGCGCGGAGGTGAAGAAACAGCTCGGCGACCAGGGACTCGAACTGACGCCCAGCTCGCCCGAGGAATTCCGCAGCACGTTGAAGTCCGAGATGGCCAAGTGGGCTTCCGTGATCAAGGAAGCCGGCGTCAAGCTCGAGTGA
- a CDS encoding GntR family transcriptional regulator, which produces MLNLKNEDLATHAYQKVREAILQGEFAPGAPLFEVHLASRMGMSRTPVREALKVLARDGFVQPVPARGYIVPHRSMDDLRDLFDLRESLEGTAARCAAQRATEAELAELESLCVRYENEQDWHRWVQIGTDFHNLLVAAARNQRLANILDSLNGQIVHSRRSVLRADAQRRDAAIREHRAILDAVKARNAADAEARAREHVRLSYEATLFSYQSRTAAIG; this is translated from the coding sequence ATGCTGAATCTCAAGAACGAAGACTTAGCGACCCATGCCTACCAAAAGGTGCGCGAGGCGATCCTCCAAGGAGAGTTCGCACCGGGGGCCCCTCTGTTCGAGGTGCATCTGGCATCCCGGATGGGCATGAGCCGCACACCGGTGCGCGAGGCGCTGAAAGTGCTGGCGCGGGATGGCTTCGTGCAGCCAGTGCCTGCGCGCGGTTACATCGTTCCCCACCGCTCGATGGATGATCTTCGCGACCTGTTCGATCTGCGCGAGTCCCTGGAAGGCACTGCGGCGCGCTGCGCTGCGCAGCGCGCAACCGAGGCGGAGCTCGCCGAACTCGAGTCCTTGTGCGTGCGCTATGAAAACGAGCAGGACTGGCATCGTTGGGTGCAGATCGGAACGGACTTTCACAATCTCCTGGTTGCCGCCGCCCGCAACCAGCGCCTGGCCAACATCCTCGATTCGCTCAACGGGCAAATCGTCCACTCCCGCCGCTCGGTCCTGCGCGCCGACGCGCAACGGCGCGACGCCGCGATTCGGGAACACCGCGCCATCCTCGACGCCGTGAAGGCGCGCAACGCCGCTGACGCCGAAGCGCGCGCTCGCGAACACGTGCGGCTTTCTTACGAGGCCACCCTTTTTTCATACCAGAGCCGAACTGCAGCCATCGGCTGA
- a CDS encoding FAD-dependent oxidoreductase: MQATSINSQEHFLVEPPRNTPIVREVDVLVCGGGVSGIGAALGAARAGAKTMVIEKNAFLGGAATAVLMNTWNVPVSRMTGVAREIALTLAERGEGNITGPTFPFDPEGFKQAAVDLLQQANVEVLNYTWIEDAIMEGSRIKGVIIQNKSGRQAILAKAVVDATGDADVAAAAGAEYVKGRETDNKMRPMSVLFRLGGVDLGKVIDYCRSQPKEYFTADPNFHIIQPEKGLVRLSGFFHIADKARAAGELPEEIHYLRFEGIDVAHGIVTVNNSRVYGVDGTNAWDISRADTQARLQNRQLKTVIRKYIPGFENAYVIDSSPTVGVRETRRVRGPYVLPQEDLVAQRTFDDSVIRVWRHMAAGRDWHKAEGGEGAPNDAVYRTVTTDLTWFEIPWRVFTPNKVDGMTVSGRVLSVTHEADMWTRGQYCCLVTGQIAGVGAALAAEQGLTPAALDVRQLQSVLGQQGIDVGSAAEKLVPQAA, from the coding sequence ATGCAAGCCACTTCCATCAACTCCCAGGAGCACTTCCTGGTCGAGCCGCCCCGCAACACGCCAATCGTCCGCGAGGTCGATGTGTTGGTGTGCGGCGGCGGCGTCTCCGGCATCGGTGCGGCGCTCGGCGCCGCCCGCGCCGGCGCCAAGACCATGGTGATCGAGAAGAACGCGTTCCTGGGCGGGGCCGCCACCGCGGTCCTCATGAACACCTGGAACGTGCCGGTTTCGCGGATGACCGGCGTGGCCCGCGAAATCGCGCTGACGCTGGCCGAGCGCGGCGAAGGCAACATCACGGGGCCGACCTTTCCCTTCGACCCCGAGGGCTTCAAGCAGGCGGCTGTCGACCTGCTGCAGCAGGCCAACGTCGAAGTGCTGAACTACACCTGGATCGAGGACGCGATCATGGAAGGCTCACGCATCAAGGGCGTGATCATCCAGAACAAGTCCGGGCGCCAGGCGATTCTGGCGAAAGCCGTTGTCGACGCCACGGGTGATGCCGACGTCGCCGCAGCAGCCGGCGCCGAGTACGTCAAGGGGCGCGAGACGGACAACAAGATGCGCCCGATGAGCGTGCTTTTCAGGCTCGGAGGTGTCGACCTGGGCAAAGTGATCGACTACTGCCGCAGTCAACCGAAAGAGTACTTCACAGCCGACCCCAACTTTCACATCATCCAGCCCGAAAAAGGGCTCGTTCGGCTGTCCGGCTTCTTCCATATCGCCGACAAGGCCCGCGCTGCTGGCGAACTCCCGGAAGAGATCCACTACCTTCGGTTCGAGGGCATCGACGTCGCGCACGGCATCGTTACCGTGAACAACTCGCGCGTCTACGGCGTCGACGGCACCAACGCCTGGGACATCTCGCGCGCCGACACCCAGGCCCGGCTCCAGAACCGCCAGCTGAAGACCGTCATCCGCAAATACATCCCCGGGTTCGAGAATGCCTACGTCATCGACTCCTCGCCAACGGTCGGCGTGCGCGAAACACGCCGGGTGCGCGGCCCCTACGTGCTGCCGCAGGAAGATCTGGTCGCACAACGCACATTCGACGACAGCGTGATCCGCGTCTGGCGACACATGGCAGCAGGGCGCGACTGGCACAAGGCCGAGGGGGGCGAGGGCGCACCGAATGACGCCGTCTACCGCACCGTGACCACCGACCTGACGTGGTTCGAGATCCCTTGGCGCGTGTTCACGCCGAACAAGGTCGACGGCATGACCGTGAGCGGCCGTGTGCTGTCCGTCACGCACGAAGCGGACATGTGGACCCGTGGCCAGTACTGCTGCCTGGTGACCGGCCAGATTGCCGGGGTCGGCGCAGCGCTGGCGGCCGAGCAGGGCCTCACGCCCGCGGCGCTCGACGTGCGCCAGTTGCAGAGCGTCCTGGGGCAGCAAGGCATCGACGTGGGCTCGGCCGCCGAGAAGCTCGTGCCACAGGCTGCCTAG
- a CDS encoding ATP-dependent Clp protease ATP-binding subunit, which translates to MAKCDVCGRPATTQLTLREGGKTREVALCDEHYAEAMGSAFERSPLESLFRGGLFDEFQSFFGDRASLFGDRPAAGGGGGSGPNGRLRAGAPRRQRSREAVDLRSFLNEAAMDRLQVSAEKALAYGKDEVDTEHLLLALVDNEVVQEVLRELKLSAPDIQSNIEENAPRGEHKAAEGETPQIGVSPRAKSALDHALIASRELGHSYVGPEHILLGLVEEEDGYAGELLRKLGLTSQSLRQKTVKVVGKGAEEGKLKQRSGTPTLDKYGRDLSELARQGKLDPVIGRAREIETTIEVLARRKKNNPVLIGEPGVGKTAIVEGLAQRIVQDQVPEVLRGKRVLELNVNSIVAGAKYRGEFEERIKQVLDEIIDRQDELIIFIDELHTIVGAGAGGGEGGLDVANVFKPALARGELHLIGATTLNEYQKYIEKDAALERRFQPVNIPEPSVADTIEILRGLRDRLEAHHKVKISEAAIEAAAKLSERYIAARFLPDKAIDLIDQAAARVRIQASSRPQELQQIEAHMRKLRQEQDTAGAAKQYDKAKGLGDRIKTEEKKLADATADWKKKRGTSSSEVSAEHVAQIVSALTGVPVSELTTEDREKLLKLEDRLRERVVGQQEAVHAVSEAVRLARAGLGEAGKPTATFLFLGPTGVGKTELAKALAATVFGNEDALVRIDMSEYSERHTVARLVGAPPGYVGYEEGGQLTERVRRRPYSVVLLDEIEKAHPEVHNILLQLFDEGRLTDGKGRVIDFTNTIVIATSNLGSDVIQRNLKAKDREVLEYPALRDRLMELLRHHFRPEFLNRVDEVVVFHALGRAEIRAIVGLQLQRVARTAAAQDVQLEFDDSLVDHLAEIGYDPEFGARMLKRKLRSEVESRLATAMLKGAVSAGQTVKLGYDPVQKALRIDKVSDGTAPGAKQGADTTKTKTQAEAQAGAEAATVTA; encoded by the coding sequence ATGGCCAAGTGCGACGTGTGCGGACGCCCCGCCACCACCCAACTCACCCTGCGCGAAGGCGGCAAGACCCGCGAGGTCGCGCTGTGCGACGAACACTATGCCGAGGCGATGGGCAGTGCCTTCGAACGCTCGCCGCTCGAATCGCTGTTTCGCGGCGGGTTGTTCGACGAGTTCCAGAGCTTCTTCGGCGATCGCGCTTCGCTGTTCGGCGACCGGCCGGCCGCCGGCGGCGGCGGCGGCAGTGGTCCGAATGGGCGCCTGCGGGCCGGTGCGCCGCGGCGCCAGCGCTCGCGCGAGGCGGTGGACCTGCGCAGCTTCTTGAACGAAGCCGCGATGGACCGGCTGCAGGTCTCGGCCGAGAAGGCGCTGGCCTACGGCAAGGACGAGGTTGACACCGAGCACCTGCTGTTGGCCTTGGTCGACAACGAGGTGGTGCAGGAGGTCCTGCGCGAGTTGAAGCTGTCAGCGCCCGACATTCAGTCGAACATCGAAGAGAACGCGCCGCGCGGCGAGCACAAGGCCGCCGAAGGCGAGACGCCGCAGATCGGTGTCTCGCCGCGCGCCAAGAGCGCGCTCGACCACGCGCTGATCGCGTCGCGCGAGCTCGGCCACAGCTATGTCGGGCCGGAGCACATTCTGCTCGGCCTGGTTGAAGAGGAAGACGGCTATGCCGGTGAGCTGCTGCGCAAGCTCGGCCTCACTTCGCAGTCGCTGCGCCAGAAGACCGTCAAGGTCGTAGGCAAGGGCGCGGAAGAAGGCAAGCTCAAGCAGCGCAGCGGTACGCCAACTCTTGACAAGTACGGCCGCGACCTGAGCGAGCTGGCACGGCAGGGCAAGCTCGACCCGGTGATTGGCCGCGCCCGGGAGATCGAGACCACGATCGAGGTGCTGGCGCGCCGCAAGAAGAACAACCCGGTGCTGATCGGCGAACCCGGCGTCGGGAAGACCGCGATCGTCGAGGGCCTCGCCCAGCGCATCGTGCAGGACCAGGTTCCCGAGGTGCTGCGCGGCAAGCGCGTGCTGGAACTCAACGTCAACAGCATCGTGGCCGGCGCCAAGTACCGTGGCGAGTTCGAGGAGCGCATCAAGCAGGTGCTCGACGAGATCATCGACCGGCAGGACGAGCTGATCATCTTCATCGATGAGCTGCACACCATCGTCGGCGCGGGCGCCGGCGGCGGCGAGGGCGGGCTGGACGTGGCCAATGTCTTCAAGCCGGCGCTGGCGCGCGGCGAGTTGCATCTGATCGGCGCGACCACGCTCAACGAGTACCAGAAGTACATCGAAAAGGATGCAGCCCTGGAGCGGCGCTTCCAGCCGGTCAACATTCCGGAACCCAGCGTCGCGGACACGATCGAGATCCTGCGCGGGCTGCGTGACCGCCTGGAGGCACACCACAAGGTGAAGATCAGCGAGGCCGCGATCGAGGCCGCGGCGAAGCTGTCCGAGCGCTACATCGCCGCGCGTTTCCTGCCCGACAAGGCGATCGACCTGATTGACCAGGCGGCGGCGCGGGTGCGTATCCAGGCCAGCTCGCGACCCCAGGAGCTGCAGCAGATCGAGGCCCACATGCGCAAGCTGCGCCAGGAGCAGGACACCGCCGGTGCGGCCAAGCAATACGACAAGGCCAAGGGCCTGGGCGATCGCATCAAGACCGAGGAGAAAAAGCTCGCCGACGCCACCGCGGACTGGAAGAAGAAGCGCGGCACCAGTTCCTCCGAGGTGAGCGCGGAGCATGTGGCGCAGATCGTCTCGGCGCTTACCGGCGTGCCGGTGTCCGAGCTGACGACCGAGGACCGCGAGAAGCTCCTCAAGCTCGAAGACCGGCTGCGTGAACGCGTGGTCGGCCAGCAGGAGGCGGTGCACGCGGTCAGCGAAGCCGTGCGCCTGGCGCGGGCCGGCCTCGGCGAGGCCGGCAAGCCGACCGCGACCTTCCTCTTCCTCGGACCTACCGGCGTCGGCAAGACCGAGCTGGCCAAGGCACTGGCGGCGACGGTCTTCGGCAACGAGGACGCGCTGGTGCGCATCGACATGAGCGAGTATTCCGAGCGCCACACGGTCGCCCGGCTGGTCGGCGCGCCGCCCGGCTACGTAGGCTACGAGGAAGGCGGCCAGCTCACCGAGCGGGTGCGGCGCCGGCCCTACAGCGTGGTGCTGCTCGACGAGATCGAGAAGGCGCACCCCGAGGTGCACAACATCCTGCTGCAGCTGTTCGACGAGGGGCGGCTCACCGACGGCAAGGGCCGAGTGATCGACTTCACCAACACCATCGTCATCGCCACCAGCAACCTCGGCTCCGACGTGATCCAGCGCAACCTCAAGGCCAAGGATCGCGAAGTTCTCGAGTACCCGGCGCTGCGCGACCGGCTGATGGAACTGCTGCGCCACCACTTCCGGCCCGAGTTCCTGAACCGGGTCGACGAGGTCGTGGTCTTCCACGCGCTGGGCAGGGCGGAGATCCGTGCCATCGTCGGGCTGCAGCTGCAGCGTGTGGCGCGCACCGCGGCCGCGCAGGACGTGCAGCTCGAGTTCGACGATTCGCTGGTCGACCACCTGGCGGAGATCGGCTACGACCCCGAGTTCGGCGCGCGGATGCTCAAGCGCAAGCTGCGCTCGGAGGTCGAATCGCGGCTCGCAACCGCCATGCTCAAGGGCGCAGTGTCGGCGGGCCAGACCGTGAAGCTCGGCTACGACCCGGTCCAGAAGGCGCTTCGCATCGACAAGGTGTCCGACGGGACGGCGCCGGGCGCGAAGCAGGGCGCCGACACGACGAAGACGAAAACACAGGCAGAGGCGCAAGCAGGAGCGGAGGCCGCCACGGTGACGGCCTGA
- a CDS encoding PRC-barrel domain-containing protein → MNSNLLRTGIACALLGLAQIAGGQATQSNPQSSGTPKPSEAAKATEVPVAARAVLGVTIAETQLVAKGYRASKLLNKDVYNDMGDKIGKVDDLVLSPDGTLSTAVVNVGGFLGMGKHLVAIPVRQFAHIAPKAVLPKASKEELKALPKFEYAV, encoded by the coding sequence ATGAACTCGAACCTTCTTCGCACCGGCATCGCCTGCGCGCTGCTGGGCCTCGCCCAGATTGCCGGTGGTCAGGCAACACAGTCGAATCCGCAGTCGTCCGGGACGCCCAAACCGTCGGAGGCCGCCAAGGCAACTGAGGTACCGGTGGCTGCCCGGGCCGTGCTCGGCGTGACCATCGCCGAAACGCAGCTGGTCGCCAAGGGCTACCGTGCCTCGAAGCTGCTGAACAAGGATGTCTACAACGACATGGGCGACAAGATCGGCAAGGTGGACGACCTCGTGCTTTCGCCCGACGGGACGCTCTCCACCGCCGTGGTGAACGTCGGCGGCTTCCTCGGGATGGGCAAGCACTTGGTCGCGATTCCTGTGCGCCAGTTCGCGCACATCGCGCCGAAGGCCGTGCTGCCCAAGGCCAGCAAGGAAGAACTGAAGGCGTTGCCGAAGTTTGAATACGCGGTCTGA